In Nocardioides sp. WS12, the DNA window TTCCCGAGCTCGTCGAGGATCCGCGCTTCCTCCATCAGGTGGACCGGGTGCGCCACCAGGGTGACCTCGAGGGGCTCCTCCAGGCGCGGTTCGCCGAGGAGAAGCGGGACCACTGGATCACTGCACTGCGGGCGCGCGGCGTGCCCTGCGGACCGGTCAACGCGTTCGGGGAGATCCTCGCCGACCCGCATGTCGAGGCGACCGGACTGGTCGGCACCGTCGACGTCCCTGTCGCCGGGCCGACGCCGACCGTCGTGTTCCCGGTCCGGGTCGAGGGCCTGGCACCACGCCTCGACCGCGGTGCACCACGTCTCGGTGCCGACGCCGACGTGTACGACGAATGGTCGGCCCGATGAGCATCCAGATCGTGCGCGGCGACGTCTGGACGGTCACCCTCGACCGCCCGGAGCGGGCCAACGCCCTCTCGGCCGACCTGGTCGAGGCGCTGCACGGCGTCCTCGACGAGGCCGCGGATGCGCGACCCGAAGCGCTGGTGCTGCGAGGCAACGACCGCCACTTCGCGGCCGGCCTCGACCTCGGCGATCTCGACGGCGAGACCGACGCATCGCTCGCGCACCGGTTCCTGCGGATCGGGCTGCTGCTCGAGCGGCTGATCGCGGCGCCGTACCGCACGGTCGCCGTTGCCGACGGTGCTGCCGTCGGGGCCGGGGCCGACCTCGTGCTCGCCTGCGACCACCGGCTCGTGGACCCCGCGGTCGCACTGCGCTTTCCCGGCGCCGCCTTCGGCGTCGCGTTGGGCACCGTGCGCCGGGCCGAGCTCGGCTCCGCCCTCACCACCGGTGTCCCGGCGTCGCTCGCTGATGTGCTCCGCGACGAGCGGCCGACCCGGCCGCCCCACGACACTGACGCCGAGCTCGCGGCGCTGGCC includes these proteins:
- a CDS encoding enoyl-CoA hydratase-related protein; this encodes MSIQIVRGDVWTVTLDRPERANALSADLVEALHGVLDEAADARPEALVLRGNDRHFAAGLDLGDLDGETDASLAHRFLRIGLLLERLIAAPYRTVAVADGAAVGAGADLVLACDHRLVDPAVALRFPGAAFGVALGTVRRAELGSALTTGVPASLADVLRDERPTRPPHDTDAELAALARSIAVPGLRDRIAAYAAPALTKENA